A single Lactuca sativa cultivar Salinas chromosome 8, Lsat_Salinas_v11, whole genome shotgun sequence DNA region contains:
- the LOC111910587 gene encoding DEAD-box ATP-dependent RNA helicase 9, mitochondrial — MMMNTIFFRASSTSTRFAALASCNSLRLLLPSSSIAIPIKSQIFINPTVGVLRSNFHASRWVDVRASAVLTQAAGFAATAEISYEEDTISSSSSSSSSSDGLAISSLGIPQEIVNALAKKGITKLFPIQRAVLEPAMQGRDMIGRARTGTGKTLAFGIPIMDKITRFNQKNGKGRNPLAIILAPTRELARQVEKEFYEAAPNLDTLCVYGGVPIQRQMSTIDHGVDVIVGTPGRVIDLIKRGSLKLSEVKFAVLDEADQMLNVGFADDVETILEYLPRERQTMMFSATMPSWIVKLTRKFLKSPLTIDLVGDSDQKLADGITLYSIVADNRDKPSIIGPLIAEHAKGGKCILFTQTKRDADRLSQAMQRHFTCEPLHGDITQNQRERTLSGFRDGRFNVLVATDVAARGLDVPNVDLVIHYELPSSSEVFVHRSGRTGRAGKKGRAILIHSAQQMRDVKGYEREVGCRFSELPRITVDASSRIELGGGSSSFGGRFGGSDGYGGGGGGGGRGRFGSSGGGRTSRDVGFGGSSYGGGSGGGFRGSSSDRGGDRSSGFGNMRSSGFSKSGSGSDRSRSSSGRFGNFGED; from the exons ATGATGATGAATACTATCTTCTTCAGAGCTTCATCTACCTCCACCAGATTCGCTGCTCTTGCTTCCTGCAACTCGCTCCGGCTTCTTCTTCCTTCATCGTCAATAGCAATTCCAATCAAATCTCAAATTTTCATTAATCCCACCGTTGGGGTTTTAAGGAGCAATTTCCACGCCTCTCGATGGGTAGATGTCAGGGCTTCCGCTGTCCTAACACAGGCTGCCGGATTCGCTGCTACAGCCGAAATTTCATACGAGGAGGACAccatatcttcatcttcatcttcttcttcctcttccgaTGGTCTTGCGATATCTAGCCTTGGGATTCCTCAAGAGATTGTTAATGCTCTAGCCAAAAAGGGTATAACCAAGCTCTTTCCCATTCAG AGAGCTGTACTTGAGCCAGCAATGCAAGGGCGTGATATGATTGGGCGTGCGAGGACAGGAACCGGGAAAACTCTTGCTTTTGGTATTCCTATAATGGATAAGATTACTCGTTTCAATCAAAAGAATGG AAAAGGGAGAAACCCACTAGCCATCATCCTGGCTCCCACCAGAGAACTAGCTCGCCAAGTAGAAAAAGAATTCTACGAAGCTGCACCCAATCTAGATACGCTTTGTGTCTATGGTGGAGTACCCATTCAACGTCAGATGAGCACCATTGATCATGGTGTTGATGTGATAGTAGGCACTCCTGGACGTGTGATCGATCTGATCAAGAGAGGTTCCTTGAAGCTATCAGAAGTCAAATTCGCTGTTCTCGATGAAGCTGATCAGATGCTCAATGTGGGTTTCGCTGATGATGTTGAAACAATTCTAGAATATCTCCCACGAGAACGCCAAACCATGATGTTTTCAGCTACAATGCCAAGTTGGATTGTGAAACTCACTCGCAAGTTTCTCAAAAGTCCATTAACTATCGATCTT GTTGGTGATTCTGACCAAAAATTAGCTGATGGAATCACATTATATTCTATTGTAGCAGATAATCGTGATAAACCATCAATTATTGGACCACTTATAGcg GAGCATGCAAAAGGGGGAAAGTGTATACTTTTCACCCAAACAAAACGTGATGCAGATAGATTATCACAAGCAATGCAAAGACACTTCACTTGTGAACCACTTCATGGAGATATTACTCAAAATCAAAGAGAGAGAACACTCTCAGGCTTCAGAGATGGGCGTTTCAATGTTTTAGTAGCCACTGATGTTGCTGCTCGTGGTCTTGATGTGCCTAATGTTGATCTT GTGATACATTATGAGCTTCCATCATCTTCAGAAGTGTTTGTTCATAGGTCTGGTAGAACAGGGCGTGCTGGAAAGAAAGGAAGGGCGATCTTAATCCATTCAGCTCAGCAGATGAGAGATGTGAAGGGATATGAACGTGAAGTAGGATGCAGGTTTTCAGag CTTCCTAGAATCACTGTTGATGCAAGCTCAAGAATCGAGCTTGGTGGTGGTTCTAGCTCTTTTGGCGGTAGATTTGGTGGTTCCGATGGTTATGGCGGcggcggcggcggtggtggtCGGGGTCGTTTTGGGTCAAGCGGTGGCGGCAGGACATCTCGTGATGTTGGTTTTGGTGGGTCAAGTTATGGCGGCGGGTCAGGCGGCGGCTTTAGAGGGTCGAGCTCCGACCGTGGCGGTGACCGGTCAAGTGGTTTTGGCAACATGCGATCAAGTGGGTTCTCAAAATCTGGTTCGGGTTCGGACCGTTCAAGGTCTAGCAGTGGGCGTTTTGGTAATTTTGGTGAAGATTAA